AGTCATAACTGTACTGCTTCCAATCTTAGAAGAATCAATTCGGATTTGTCTAGGTAAAACTTAAGAAATCAAGTTTTGAGTTAATTAGGTAAAAACTCTCATCAGGCATTTTTACCCCAGCTAAATTTGCGCCGTTCAGGTCTACACTATTTAAAATGGCTCCCTGCAAATTAGCTCCAGTCAAGTTAGCTCGATTTAGTTTCGCCCCCCTTAAATTGGCATTACAGAGATTAGCTTGATTCAAATGTGCCCGACTCAAATCTGAGAAAGTTAAGTCAGCCCCACTTAGGTTTGCCTCACTTAAGTTCGCCCCCATTAAGTTAGCTCCAATCAGGATAGCTTCACTCAAATCTGCCGCACGCAGGTTAACTCCTTTCAGGTTTACCCCGATCAACTTAGCTCGGTAAAAATTCCTTTTTCCGGCTGAATATTGCCTGAGAAGCTCATCAACATACATAATACTTAACCCACTTATAAATTGCGCCAACAAAGATACTTGGAAAACACAACACTACTCAGTTTGTCGTTTAAAATCGCAGCAAAACCAGCTCTGATTTTTCCAACTTTCAGTAGGCAGTTATGATTTACTGCTCTAGCAATTTATTTACAGGAAACGGGTTAAAAAAGGAGTTCATAGAGTAAAATCTTGGCTTAGGTGAACCCTTATTTTTTATCAAGATTAAACTGATAAATAGTCATTTTGTTGTATTCATCTTGCATGAATTCATGCAGTATCCAAAACCATTTATCCTGAGATGACCTTCCTCCACAACATTCTGAAACAAGTTTAAATGCATCTCTCATTGATACCAGAAACCCATAGTAGTCGATGTTTCCTTCTTTTAGACAATTTTCTCGCCAATAGCCCGTAAGAGCATTTAAAGTGGCTTCATCAAGCAGATAAATGTCTTGTTTTTGACTTACATTATATTTCTCGACAGTATCTTTTATCATAAATAAACCTCTTTGAAGAATCTCCGAATATTAACCGATGAAAATAACCTGAAGAAGCAGCAACGCAGGTAATTTTTGAGTTGTAGCTTGTTCGTTCAACCTTAGTTGCCTGACCTACTTTCGCTCTGTCATAGTTGTAACTTTCGCTTAACTTTGACAAGGATGTTTAGATTTGGCATTTCTTGGTAGCAATAGCTACAAAACCAGTAAATTTTTCCCAAACCGGCATGGCGAACTAAGGGCTGGGAACAGCAAGGACACGAAGGCATATTTCTTTTTTATTCAAACGCTTGATCTGCAACTTAACGTCTAATAGTGAAGAAGTCGGGAAGAAGCTAAGTTAGATTTAATCAGCGTCATAATTCTTCATTTCAGGGGAGGTTTTCTTGGAGGCGATAACCCACGCCATAAACGGTTTCAATCAAATCAGCGGGTGCGCCTACTGCTTGTAGTTTCCGCCGTAAATGCTTAATGTGAGCCTTGATGGTCTCTTCATGAGGCATTTCTTCAGGCTGCCAAAGGCGTTGAAGAATCTCATCTCGCCTCAATATGCAGCGACCCTGTTTCAGGAATAGTTCTAGTAAGCAATACTCTTTCGCAGTTAAATTTAGAGGTTGAGCGGCATAGGTAGCTTCAAAGGTAGCTGGATTGAAGTGTAAGTCTCCCCAGCTCAACACCGGCTGCAAAGCCGAACCCTCTGAGCACATTAATGTCTTGGCAGAAGCCAATAGCCTTGTCAGTTTTTCTCGCTCTTGCCTTAGTTTGCTTAGGCTATTTTGTTGAGTTTTCAGGAGCTTGGTTTGCTCAGTTAGCGCTTTTTGTTGTTTTTCATACTTCTGTTGAGATGAAAGCCGGTTTTTTTGGCTCCTTATCCTGGCTTTTTGTTGTCTTTCACTGTTTTTTGATTGATTAAGAGAGTTATCTGTATCGCTAGTATGTGTGAAATTCATTTGTTTTAGGTGTAAACAAAAGCTACACGAGCAGAGTAAAAATTGCGTTACAGGTAGAAGATTTATAGCTGTAACGAGCTTCGATTTTTAAACCTATCTTTGACGTTAGAGCCAAAAAGTGAACATCTGGGGTTGGGGTGAGACTCAATGGATGGTCTGGAGGACTTGCCTATCCGATGAAGCGATCGCCCTCGTTTCACTGAACGCTACTTAAACCGAAGACTCTTGTTTCAAGCGATAGCCCAAACCATAAACAGTTTCAATCAAATCAGTCGGGGCACCAATCGCTTGCAGTTTCTGCCGTAGACGCTTGATGTGGGTTTTGATTGTCTCTTCTTGTGGGATTTCTTCAGCCGGCCAAAGGCGGTCGAGAATCGCACTCCGACTCCACACCCGGCGACCATTTCGCACGAATAGCTCGATTAAGCGATACTCTTTTGCCGTCAACTCCAGAACATGACCGCCATAGGTGACTTCACAGGTAATCGTGTTACAGCACAAGCCTTCCCAGTTAAGGATGGGCGGTACCGTCAAACTACCCCGGCGCAGTAAAGCACGGATGCGAGCGAGTAACTCTTGCTGATCATAGGGGTAAACAACATAATCATCTGCGCCTGCATCTAATACCATTACCTTCTGAGCAGCGCTATCCTGAGTCGCCACGATGAGGACAGGGGTGCGATCGCCCATGCACCGCAATTGTCGGCAAAAGTCGATACCGTTCAACTTCGGCAAGCACAAATTCAAGATAATCAAGTCGTAGGGAAAGGTTTGCGATTGCTCCCATCCGACTTGACCCTCAGGATAAAAATCAACGACATAATTTTGGTCAACAAGCGCTTGGTATAGGGTTGTAGCAAGGTATTGCTCATCTTCCACTAGCAGAATTCTCATAGGAGCTTCACTGAAAAAGTGAAAAACTAGGGAAAAGTTGGGTGTTTTCCTAGAGTACCACCAAGAAGCTTAATAAAGCATTGCCCTTTAGCATAGGATACAGAAAACGTCAACTATTTTGGGGCAATGCCAGCCGTTATTGCCCGAAATTGCTGCCAGCAGATTGTGAGGAGGTGGATGGCTCAGATTCTAGGCGATCGCTCTCCAATAGTCGAGTTGTCGCGTTCGCAAGCGCATGGTTGCTACGCAACACATCGGGGGTCATGAGACCTTTTAAAGGGACGGGTACGGTGAAAAGCAGGGGTAAGCCGGGTTGAGCGGATTTTTTAAAAGCGTCTAGCAGTGGCAAGTGTTCGGTGTCCCCAACGACCGCTAGAAAGTCGCCTTTATCGGTGGGTGGAGTGATGGGCAAACTAGGGGGAAGTTTCTGGCAGCCTGAAGTGTAGCAACCATAGCCCACCATTTCCGCCAACTTTGCCTTGAGTTACTTTAGCAATTAGAACTGTAGCAATTAGACAAGCTCAGCCGCCAATTCTTTAATAGATAGCTGATTGCAAGGGATTGTATCCGATAGACTTGCATCAAATATCATGCCCGTATGAATTTCTAGCTGAGCATTCGGTAACGCTTCAAAGAAAAAACGTTCTTTTGGAAAAACAATCCGTTCAAAGTACCAATTTGGGATATTCGCAATCCGAGCAATCTGAATTTGGCTGGTGGAATTGATATAACAACAGAGAATTCTATCAGAAGAATTTGAAGGAAGAGAATCAAGTATCTGAGTCATAACTATCCTACTTTTTTAAGCTGATGATTCATAAATCTGGTTTTGCCGAAAACTCATACCAATTAAGTTGCTAATTTATAAAGCAGGTAATCGGTAATCGGTAATGTTTTTTTCTTTACAGGATAGGGGTAATGCGAAAAGGCTGTCGGCTGTAATCCTTCCTTAACTGGGTGCTTATCCCATCAAGATTAAACTGCTCAACAATCATTTTGTTGTACTCATCTTGCATAAATTCATGCAGCATCCAAAACCATCTATCCCGATATGGCGTTCCTTCAGTACATTTTGAACTCAGTTTGTAGGCATCTCTCATGGATACAAGGAACCCATATTTATCCATGTTTTCTTCTTTTATACATTTTCTCTTCCAATAGCTTGTAAGAGCATTTAAAGTAGCTTCGTCAAGCAAAAAAACTTCTTCTCTTCGACTCATATTTTATTTTCCAACATAATTTGTTGACCTGAATAAACTGCTTTGTCAAACCTTTGAAGATTAACCAAATAGATAAATGAAGAAGTACCACCGCAGATAATTTCTTGCTTCTAATTGTTCTCTCAACGTGGGTTGCTTAAACTTCTTCGCCTCTGACGGTCTAGTTGTAACCCAGGCTTAGCTTTGACTAGGGTTATTAAATTTGACATTTCCTGGTAGCAATAACTACAAAACCAGTAAATTTTACCTAACCCGGCATGGCGGACTAAGGAGCGGGAACAGCAAGGAGAAAAAGGCATCTTTATTTCCTCTTCTAAGTCTTGAGCTGCAACTTAACGCCCAAAAGTGAAAAAGTCGGGAAGAATTAAAGTTAAATTTAATTAGCGCAATAACTCTTAATCTCAGGATGGATTATTTTTGAGGCGATAACCTACGCCATAAACGGTTTCAATCAAATCAACGGGAGCGCCTGATGCTTGCAGTTTCCAGCGTAAATGCTTGATGTGAGCCTTGACTGTCTCTTCTTGAGGCGTCTCTTCAGGCTGCCAAAGGCGTTCGAGAATTTCATCTCGCGTCAATATGCAGCGACCCTTTTGCAGGAACAGTTCTAATAAGCGACACTCTTTGGCGGTTAAATCCAGAGGTTGAGAGGCATAGGTGGCTTCAAAGGTAGCCGGATTAAAGCACAAGGAACCCCACTCTAATACCGATAGCCAGGTTGAAGTTGTTTGATACATTAACGGCTGGGTACGAGGTGCTAGGTGAGGTGCTGGGTTTTGCCGTTTTTGTAGCTCTTGTTGTCGTGCTATTCGGTAATTTTGTTGGATTTTTCTTAAATCTTCTCGCATTGATGCGGTTCTTAACCGCATTCTCAGAGATTCTTGGCGCATAGCTACGGCTTTTTGTCTCATTTCCAGAGCTTGTTGCTGTATTTCGCTGTAATATAATTCCGGCGGAAAAGGCTTTTTCTTGCTCAATTTCTTAGCGTTCATTTGTTTTAGATACAAATCAAACTTTGACTAGCTGAGGGTAGAGCTGGATTAGATTTAGAAGATTTATGATCGATTGGGTAAGGGTTTTCGCAAGACATTGCTCTTCTTGCACTCGCCGAATTCTCACCAGGAGCTTGACTTGAAAAGTGAAAAACTAGGGAAAAAGTTGGGTATTCCCCTAGAGTACCACTTGCAAGTCATTAAAATATTGCTTCTTGCATAAAATCCAAGAAATGTCAATATCAGGCAATATCAGCCGTTATTGCCCGAAATTGCTGCCAGACGATGGAGAAGAGGTGGATGGTTCAGATTCCAGGCGATCGCGTCCCTCTAACAGTCGAGTTGTCGCGATCGCAACGATCCGGGCGGCTCCTTGGAAGAACGGTCGATCCAGATTCGTCGGTGTATCGCTGGGCTGATGATAGTGGGGAGTCCGCAGATTCGCTGTATCGGTCAACAGCACTGCACCTACTCCCCGATACCAGAACGGCGCATGATCGCTACGCAACACATCGGGGGTCATGAGACCTTTTAAAGGGACGGGTAGGGTAAGAACCAGGGGTAAGCCGGGTTGAGTGGACTTTTTAAAAGCGTCTAGCAGCGGCAAGTGTTCGGTGTCCCCGACGACCGCCAGAAAGTCGCCTTTATCGCTGGGTGGAGTGATGGGCAAACCAGGGGGAACTTTCTGGCAACCTGGGGTGTAGCAAGCATAGCCCACCATATCCATGACGATGACGCCGCGCAGGTTACTTAAATTCGTCTGCTTTGCGGCAAAGGCAAGACTGCCCCGCAGTCCCAATTCCTCTTGGTCAAAGAATGCCAATTGTAACGTCCGGGGAGTGGGGCGGGAACCGAAAAGACGGGCCATTTCCAGAATTACGGCAACGCCACTGGCATTGTCATCAGCACCAGGAGAACCCGGAACGGTGTCGTAATGGGCGGCGATGAGAACGGTTCCGGCGTTCTTGTCTGTGCCTTTGCGAGTCGCAACGACGTTGACGCCGCCCTCGAAAGGTTGTAGTTTGGGCGACCAGCCTGATTTTTTGAGGGATTGGGTGAGATATTTGCGAGTGCGATCGCGTTCTATCTGGGTGTAGCGCTGAAAGTTTAAGGCGTTGACGTGCCCCATCAGCCGCTTTGGGTCTACATTCGGTGCGTTGAGAGGTTTTTCAGACGCCGCTGCTACGTCAAAATGCTGTACTGGAGGTGCTGGAGTGCTTTCGACCCGGCTTTCGATGACTGGCTGCGATCGCTGCTGAAAGAATTCATGGCTGCTGACGACGACTGCGATCGCGACCAGTGCTAACACCGAGACTATCCATTTCCTCATGTTTCTACCTA
The sequence above is drawn from the Coleofasciculus sp. FACHB-1120 genome and encodes:
- a CDS encoding pentapeptide repeat-containing protein — its product is MYVDELLRQYSAGKRNFYRAKLIGVNLKGVNLRAADLSEAILIGANLMGANLSEANLSGADLTFSDLSRAHLNQANLCNANLRGAKLNRANLTGANLQGAILNSVDLNGANLAGVKMPDESFYLINSKLDFLSFT
- a CDS encoding response regulator transcription factor, whose protein sequence is MCSEGSALQPVLSWGDLHFNPATFEATYAAQPLNLTAKEYCLLELFLKQGRCILRRDEILQRLWQPEEMPHEETIKAHIKHLRRKLQAVGAPADLIETVYGVGYRLQENLP
- a CDS encoding M20/M25/M40 family metallo-hydrolase, with product MRKWIVSVLALVAIAVVVSSHEFFQQRSQPVIESRVESTPAPPVQHFDVAAASEKPLNAPNVDPKRLMGHVNALNFQRYTQIERDRTRKYLTQSLKKSGWSPKLQPFEGGVNVVATRKGTDKNAGTVLIAAHYDTVPGSPGADDNASGVAVILEMARLFGSRPTPRTLQLAFFDQEELGLRGSLAFAAKQTNLSNLRGVIVMDMVGYACYTPGCQKVPPGLPITPPSDKGDFLAVVGDTEHLPLLDAFKKSTQPGLPLVLTLPVPLKGLMTPDVLRSDHAPFWYRGVGAVLLTDTANLRTPHYHQPSDTPTNLDRPFFQGAARIVAIATTRLLEGRDRLESEPSTSSPSSGSNFGQ
- a CDS encoding response regulator transcription factor translates to MNAKKLSKKKPFPPELYYSEIQQQALEMRQKAVAMRQESLRMRLRTASMREDLRKIQQNYRIARQQELQKRQNPAPHLAPRTQPLMYQTTSTWLSVLEWGSLCFNPATFEATYASQPLDLTAKECRLLELFLQKGRCILTRDEILERLWQPEETPQEETVKAHIKHLRWKLQASGAPVDLIETVYGVGYRLKNNPS
- a CDS encoding response regulator transcription factor gives rise to the protein MRILLVEDEQYLATTLYQALVDQNYVVDFYPEGQVGWEQSQTFPYDLIILNLCLPKLNGIDFCRQLRCMGDRTPVLIVATQDSAAQKVMVLDAGADDYVVYPYDQQELLARIRALLRRGSLTVPPILNWEGLCCNTITCEVTYGGHVLELTAKEYRLIELFVRNGRRVWSRSAILDRLWPAEEIPQEETIKTHIKRLRQKLQAIGAPTDLIETVYGLGYRLKQESSV